In the genome of Actinomadura graeca, one region contains:
- a CDS encoding enoyl-CoA hydratase-related protein: protein MSEASDVLVERDGAFTTITMNRPRRRNALSREFLIQLTGAFREVAATDARGIVLAANGPVFSAGHDFADVAGASHADVRDLLRTCTELMRTIQSVPQVVVARVHALATAAGCQLAASCDLAVAAESAGFAAPGGKGGWFCHTPLVAIAHNVGRKRAAEMALTGEVVDAATAADWGLVNYAVPDDDLDKAVIGLLQRATQGSPRSKALGKQAMYAQFDRTEEDSYAYAIEVMAASSQTPEAQEGIGAFLEKRRPDWPA from the coding sequence ATGAGCGAAGCCAGCGATGTCCTCGTCGAGCGCGACGGCGCGTTCACCACGATCACGATGAACCGGCCGCGCCGCCGCAACGCCCTGTCGCGGGAGTTCCTGATCCAGCTCACCGGCGCGTTCCGGGAGGTGGCGGCCACCGACGCCCGCGGGATCGTGCTGGCCGCGAACGGCCCGGTGTTCTCCGCCGGCCACGACTTCGCGGACGTGGCCGGGGCGTCCCATGCCGACGTCCGCGACCTGCTGCGGACGTGCACCGAGCTGATGCGGACGATCCAGTCCGTCCCGCAGGTCGTGGTCGCCCGCGTGCACGCCCTCGCGACGGCGGCGGGCTGCCAGCTCGCCGCGAGCTGCGACCTGGCGGTGGCGGCCGAGAGCGCGGGCTTCGCCGCGCCCGGCGGCAAGGGCGGCTGGTTCTGCCACACCCCGCTCGTCGCCATCGCCCACAACGTCGGCCGCAAGCGCGCCGCCGAGATGGCGCTGACCGGCGAGGTCGTGGACGCCGCGACCGCCGCCGACTGGGGGCTCGTCAACTACGCCGTCCCCGACGACGACCTCGACAAGGCCGTCATCGGCCTCCTCCAGCGCGCCACCCAGGGCAGCCCGCGCAGCAAGGCCCTGGGCAAGCAGGCGATGTACGCCCAGTTCGACCGCACCGAGGAGGACTCCTACGCCTACGCGATCGAGGTGATGGCCGCCTCCAGCCAGACGCCCGAGGCGCAGGAGGGCATCGGCGCGTTCCTGGAGAAGCGCCGCCCGGACTGGCCCGCCTGA
- a CDS encoding DUF7715 family protein: MALKLLTATDSSQGYRENDFDWCVEGELVHIGIVCARDRDDPDGGCGCGRSFAGLNSHRATTTAMVREVPGFTGADYVEAIRSSLEQQGCDPSFAEHEAALLRCLVRDWPVGVIVERRLNEIVVRQVV; encoded by the coding sequence ATGGCCTTGAAACTGCTCACCGCCACCGACTCCAGCCAGGGATACCGCGAGAACGACTTCGACTGGTGCGTCGAGGGGGAGCTGGTGCACATCGGGATCGTGTGCGCCCGCGACCGGGACGACCCGGACGGCGGCTGCGGCTGCGGCCGCTCGTTCGCCGGGCTCAACTCGCACCGCGCGACCACCACCGCGATGGTGCGGGAGGTGCCCGGCTTCACGGGCGCGGACTACGTCGAGGCGATCCGGTCGAGCCTGGAGCAGCAGGGCTGCGACCCGTCGTTCGCCGAGCACGAGGCGGCGCTGCTGCGCTGCCTGGTGCGCGACTGGCCGGTGGGTGTGATCGTGGAGCGGCGGCTGAATGAGATCGTGGTACGGCAGGTGGTGTAG
- a CDS encoding MTH1187 family thiamine-binding protein: MLVAFSVTPLGTGEDVGELVAEAVRVVRASGLPNRTDAMFTTIEGEWDEVMAVVKAAADAVAARAPRVSLVVKADLRPGVTGALDAKVASVERHLADGPS, encoded by the coding sequence GTGCTCGTCGCTTTCTCGGTGACCCCGCTCGGCACGGGGGAGGACGTCGGTGAACTCGTCGCGGAGGCGGTGCGGGTGGTGCGGGCCAGCGGCCTGCCCAACCGGACCGACGCGATGTTCACCACGATCGAGGGGGAGTGGGACGAGGTGATGGCGGTGGTCAAGGCGGCGGCCGACGCGGTCGCCGCGCGGGCGCCCCGGGTGAGCCTGGTGGTGAAGGCCGACCTGCGCCCGGGGGTGACGGGCGCGCTGGACGCCAAGGTCGCGTCCGTGGAGCGCCACCTGGCCGACGGCCCGTCCTGA
- a CDS encoding STAS domain-containing protein: protein MMKDAAVDMVVVNAERHTVVLLSGEMDRASAPRVRMRLRDLARRPLVLDVAGVSFFDAEGVRTVSACARECEAHGAALAMVGMRPFAARMFRVLGLEDRIPLCSTTDEALWCVLPRTDAEIGAWLAGN, encoded by the coding sequence ATGATGAAGGACGCCGCCGTCGACATGGTCGTCGTGAACGCCGAACGGCACACCGTCGTGCTGCTGAGCGGAGAGATGGACCGCGCGTCGGCGCCGCGCGTCCGCATGCGGCTGCGGGACCTCGCGCGGCGGCCCCTCGTCCTGGACGTCGCGGGCGTCTCGTTCTTCGACGCCGAGGGCGTCCGCACCGTCTCGGCGTGCGCCCGCGAATGCGAGGCGCACGGCGCCGCCCTCGCGATGGTCGGCATGCGCCCGTTCGCCGCGCGGATGTTCCGCGTCCTCGGCCTGGAGGACCGCATCCCGCTGTGCAGCACGACGGACGAGGCCCTCTGGTGCGTCCTCCCCCGCACCGACGCCGAGATCGGCGCCTGGCTCGCCGGAAACTGA
- a CDS encoding neutral zinc metallopeptidase has product MTETAQHTPKRARRRAVAAAALAAALPLAGACDLDGGLPGTPRPAAQATSDAGGEGQARGFDEAEFQEDLRSAATVTNGFWRRHWQGLFTGTYRPPRVRGLYDGRDPGSAPRCGGKPLEPGNAAYCPGGDYVAWDARLMRSGYARGDAWVYLVVAHEWGHAIQNRLRRNLVSAASELQADCLAGAALYGASKDGRLTFEKGDQQEIVAAFKVIGDKSPWTRPGDHGTSSQRLRSFSRGGNGGAKACFS; this is encoded by the coding sequence ATGACCGAGACGGCACAGCACACCCCAAAGCGGGCGCGGAGGCGGGCGGTCGCCGCCGCGGCGCTCGCCGCCGCGCTCCCCTTGGCGGGCGCCTGCGACCTCGACGGCGGCCTGCCCGGCACCCCCCGGCCCGCGGCCCAGGCCACCTCGGACGCGGGCGGGGAGGGGCAGGCCCGCGGCTTCGACGAAGCCGAGTTCCAGGAGGACCTGCGCAGTGCCGCGACCGTCACCAACGGTTTCTGGCGGCGGCACTGGCAGGGGCTCTTCACCGGCACCTACCGGCCCCCGCGCGTCCGCGGCCTCTACGACGGCCGCGACCCGGGCTCGGCGCCGCGCTGCGGCGGGAAACCCCTCGAACCCGGCAACGCGGCCTACTGCCCCGGCGGGGACTACGTCGCCTGGGACGCCCGGCTCATGCGGTCCGGCTACGCCCGCGGCGACGCCTGGGTCTACCTGGTCGTCGCGCACGAGTGGGGGCACGCCATCCAGAACCGGCTGCGGCGGAACCTGGTGTCCGCCGCCTCCGAGCTCCAGGCCGACTGCCTCGCGGGCGCCGCGCTGTACGGCGCGTCCAAGGACGGCAGGCTGACCTTCGAGAAGGGCGACCAGCAGGAGATCGTCGCGGCGTTCAAGGTCATCGGCGACAAGTCGCCCTGGACCAGGCCCGGTGACCACGGCACGTCCTCCCAGCGCCTGCGGAGCTTCTCGCGCGGCGGCAACGGCGGCGCCAAGGCGTGCTTCTCCTGA